The genomic interval GTTGATCCAGCTTTGATCATTTTAGGAAACCATGCGATAAAAGGTGCAGCGATTGCGCCTTCATGCGTATTCTTCTTAAATAAACTGAATGGTGTATTGCTCACATTTCCCCAATTCGGATAATAGCTGTCAATCGAATTAACAGATCCTGGCGTTCCGTTTTTCTGCGAAACATAGTTCCAGTCTTTCACGGTATCACCGCTTCCTCCATTGTCCGACATGAACAGGATCAACGTGTTTTTGTCTTTGCCCTGCTCTTTCAATTTTGCCAGAATCTCACCGATTCCGTGATCCATCCGGTCCACCATCGCGGCATAAATCGCCATTCGGGTATCCCAAAAATCCTTTTCTAAATCCGTTAAATTGTCCCAGTCCGGAACTTGATCATTTCGTTTTGAAAGAGCCCAATCGCTCTGGACTATACCTGATTGTTTTTGTTTTTTCAAACGTTCGTTCCGAAGAACATCCCAGCCTTTCAGGTACTTGCCCTTGTATCTTGCAATATCTTTGGGCAAAGCTTGAATTGGCCAATGCGGTGCGTTATAGGCAACATATAAAAAGAATGGATTCTTGTTGTTACTGATTTCATTCAGCGATTTTATTGCAAAATCAGTAATCGCCTGTGTCAGATATTTCGATGTGTCTGTTCTCTGGATTTCCTTTCCATTCAATAGAAAAGTAACTTTTCGCCCATCATTATAAATTGGTTCTGAATTGAAATAACTACTCCCGTTATTCTGCATGGTAAACGATTTGTCAAAACCACGGTTATTCGCAAATGCAGATGGAACAAGTCCGACATGCCATTTGCCAGAAACAATGGTATTGTAATTCGCGGTTTTTAAAAGCTGGGCAATTGTTACACTATTCTCACTCAAATATCCCTGATACGCAGGCGAACCTTTGTCCTGAACCATATCCCCAATTCCTGCCTGATGCGGATACAAACCCGTAAGAAGGGAGGCGCGTGAAGGACAGCATCTGCCGCTGTTATAAAACTGGGTCAGGATTAATCCTTCCTTTGCAAGCCTGTCCAGATTTGGAGTTTTAATTTCTGAGCCAAAACTACCCAAATCAGAAAAACCCATATCATCGGCGAGGATGACGATGATGTTAGGGTTTTCGGGTGGTTGCTGGGCTGTGACTGTGGTTGTAGCAACAAGTAACAGCAGACCAAACTGGGAGGCTTGGCTTAAAAACAATCTGACAGTAGGCAGCTTCAACATTTCAATAGCAGTATTATAAAAATACCCTGATCCTGTCAGGAAAAGGGTATTTTTTCATTGTGATCATTTTACTCCCAAAGCGTATTTTGCTTTAACAGCGGATTGTTATCAATTTCTGTTTGAGGTATTGGATATAAATAATGCTTTTCAGCTACATTATTTTTACCCACTTTTTGCAAACTTTTGATCAGGATCCCGTTACCGCTGGCATCTTTTTCACGGATCAGATCAAACCATCTCTGGTACTCATAAGTCAGTTCCAGACGGCGTTCAAAGTAAACAGAATCACGGAATTGGTCTTTGGAAAGTCCCGTTGTCAGATCTGCCAAACCGGCTCTTGTCCTGACCTTGTTAATTGATCTATAGGCTTTTGCACTCGGGCCATTTACTTCATTTTCAGCTTCTGCATGAATTAAAAGCAATTCGGCATACCGGATTATAGGTACATTTGCTTCTGAGTTGGTCGTAACGGCCAGGTTGTTCGGGTCCCACCATTTGTTCCAGAATGGCGTTGAATCATTGGGCACAGCCGCATTCACAATCGCCAATCCATATTTTCTGCCGTTAGCAGGGCTAGTGAAATTTCTGACAAAAGTTACGTCCCTGCGTTTATCAGTAGCTTTAAATAATTTATA from Dyadobacter sp. NIV53 carries:
- a CDS encoding arylsulfatase, whose amino-acid sequence is MLKLPTVRLFLSQASQFGLLLLVATTTVTAQQPPENPNIIVILADDMGFSDLGSFGSEIKTPNLDRLAKEGLILTQFYNSGRCCPSRASLLTGLYPHQAGIGDMVQDKGSPAYQGYLSENSVTIAQLLKTANYNTIVSGKWHVGLVPSAFANNRGFDKSFTMQNNGSSYFNSEPIYNDGRKVTFLLNGKEIQRTDTSKYLTQAITDFAIKSLNEISNNKNPFFLYVAYNAPHWPIQALPKDIARYKGKYLKGWDVLRNERLKKQKQSGIVQSDWALSKRNDQVPDWDNLTDLEKDFWDTRMAIYAAMVDRMDHGIGEILAKLKEQGKDKNTLILFMSDNGGSGDTVKDWNYVSQKNGTPGSVNSIDSYYPNWGNVSNTPFSLFKKNTHEGAIAAPFIAWFPKMIKAGSTSNYVGHLIDVLPTCLDLAKVNYPKEFNSKTLIPFEGKSLVTVFQDQAKIRQNPLFWEHEGSRAIRKGDWKLVAELNQPWELYNLKTDRTETLNLKDKHAEKAAELEKEYLVWAKKVGVVDWNTIK